TCAACACAAAATTCACCTGTGAAATACAGGACtaagaaacaaatgaaaacaCGAAGTATCATTAGTGATATATTTGATGGAAAACTTTTAAGTAGCGTACAATGTTTAACTTGTGATAGAATTTCAACAAGAGTAGAAACTTTTCAAGATTTGTCATTACCCATTCCAAGTAGAGATCATATTGATATGTTACATCAAGGACCTTTAACTCCGCAAAAGGCAGGACCATGTTCAGATGTTGTGTATGTAACTAATCAGTCTGGTTGGCTGTCATGGTTCTTACAATGGATGCGTTCTTGGTTTTGGGGGCCAGTTGTTAGTCTTCATGACTGTCTTTCTGCATTTTTTAGTGCAGATGAACTTAAAGGAGATAATATGTACAGTTGTGAAAAGTGTAACAAACTGCGAAAtggaattaaattttcaaaagttTTAGAACTACCTGAGATACTATGTGTCCATTTAAAAAGGTTTCGTCATGAATTAATGTTTAGTTCAAAAATAGCAAATTATGTTTCATTTCCATTAGAAGGATTAGATATGCGACCATATTTGCATAAAGAGTGTGTATCCAAAGTAACCATGTATGATTTAATATCAGTTATTTGTCATCATGGTACAGCTGGTGGTGGTCATTATACTTGTTATGCATTAAATCCTATTGTGAATAAATGGTTTGAATTTGATGATCAATGTGTCACAGAAGTCTCGCCAGAAACTGTAAAGCATTGTGAGGCTTAtgtgttattttataaaaagtgGTCACCAGAAATGTTGCAGTTACGCGACAAAACAATGGAATTGATGGAAATTTCTTCCAGAGAATTGTCTGATCTGAACTTTTTTGTATCGCGGCAATGGATAAATCGTTTTAATACATTTTCGGAACCAGGACCTATAGATAATTCTGATTTTCTTTGTCCACATGGTGGTGTTAATCCTGTTAGAGCACAATTTGTAGATAAACTTAGCATGCCTATTCCACAAGCAGTTTgggaatatttatataatacgtaagtattacataaattatgtttcaaaattattcctttaatttaaaacttaaattATTGACTAAAATAATGTTTCAGATTTGGAGGGGGTCCAGCGTGTACACATTTATATGAATGTCCAAGTTGTGAAGAGAAATATGAATcattacaaaaaaggagacagtATGAGATGGAGGTATTTCAACAGCTAAACCATAACACTGACAATCCTACTGCCATATATGGATTGGCTATGGCTTGGTTACGTCAATGGCAAAGTTTTGTACGGGGTAAAGAGACTCAACCACCAGGACCAATTGATAACAAttctattataataaataagaatgGTCAGAATATCCTCAAAGTTGGTAAGTTTCAAATTATAGTATGTTAAAGTCTTTGTAATAAGTTTATATGTGTATCttaatataaaacttatatATAGGTTCAGATTATGGACAAATACCAGAAGAACTCTGGCAATTCTTCTTAACTACATATGGTGGAGGACCAGAATTAATGTTGCATTCATGTCAAAGACCAGTTTCTGCTCAGTCTAATATATCATTACATTCCACTTCAAATTCAAATCTAGATCAGAATTTTAAATCCAGTCGTACAGAAGTTAAATCTAATAAACTCTGTATGACTAGGAGTTCTGAAACAATTTCACAACCAGATAGTGCTATTGAAAGTTTAACTTCGGATAGTGACTCACAAAAGACACAAAGGGATGTTAATGAGTAAATTAATTACTtcaacatataaaatataaattaatacttcCACATGGACATTAAAGTTATAATTGATATCCTcatataaaagaattaatttctaactgtcatatcgtataacataGTTATGTTATAGATTATTGTTGGATCTGTAAAACAAAAGTACCTTCGATAAAACTACTTGCTACACAGTACTTCTTATACAATATTTGAACATTGTGAaacattatataaaaattttaagaaatgTCTGTATATCTCATGGCGTTTGCTTGTGTGTCTTTTGTTTGTCACTATGTGCAATTTAATGTAAATTTGTGGGTATTAAGTGTATTTGGTGGGCAATTAGTTAGTACAAAATTTGGTATCTACGACTGTATTATTTAAAGACAAATATTTAGCTGTATTCTTAGACTAAGCTGGTGACATATTATTAGTCCTCCAACTTTGATGttaaatttaacatttttccTCTTTGTACATTTACTATAATATCTGTGTGTCATTCCTGCATATACAAAATACCcaaaattacatattttctGGTTTATATgcattcatttaaaaaatgtatacactatatacatataagtgGAAGACTGAAAAATAAATCGATTTAATTTAGCAAAAATTTTTAGTTAACCCTGGTAAAATATACCAAGAGTAATATATAAAACCACAACAGAATGATAGTAACAGAAGCTTCGTACTGTAGAAAATTAGTGGAAAATGTCAAATTTCTGCTGTagtcacacacacacacacacacacaaacacacTCTTCTACTGCAGTTTAAGTTATAAATTCATTGATATGTATATCTTTAGAGTAGAAGTTAGAAGCATTTTTTGTTGTGATCTCACGGCCTTATATTGTTACCAGAGTTATTAAATTCAATAATTAGCGGTTATtttgtatacaatatattataGTAAAGTATTCATATTATATGCGTGAATTGCTTGTTTGGATGttaatgttataatttgaatTACAAAACGCAGGGACACAAATGATTGTAAAGTTAATATCAATTATCAATTATCATTACGAAAAGTAACATATCTAAGATGAATAATAAACAAGttgatttctttatttattaaaattattggttTTTCCCTCTTATAATACCTTTAATATTGTATcatagtaaataataaaataacatcttattatatacatttatatacaaaataataaaattattgttattttcaaATGTTATCTACATTACAAAATGTTTTTTAGTAAATAATTAACGCTATGTAAATAATTACGCTATGCTGTCatctttaatatttataatatatattaatatttcactTTAAAGTAGGATATCATGATtaaaattatcattattattaatatatgtaaCATAACTCTCTTTGGGAAAATTCGGAAGATCCATATGTCCGTTGCTCTCATTGTTCATTAGTACTTAcaagtatttaaaaaatgtataatgtgaaatatgaaatatgataTTGTATTGGATGTTGTTTTTGACAATGCATAGCTTTCAcaaaaaatattcattattaaaaaaatgatactaacggtcaaagaagaaataggcaggtacgcagaaaaatatAAGGAAAggctaataaaataaaaacagatTAAGGATCATTAATTGTTTAcacatttaataaatatttaaaaaataaaaacagctTAATCTTTAAAATTCAAGCCTAATTAAAAAAGCGCTCGTTTAAATCGCGACCTCCTCTTACAAATTTTAATACCAGTCTCGTCTTGTCAAGTGACCTTTTAAGATATCAACAGGAAATACATCTTTTCTAATATGAGGAGCTCCTAATAGCAATAAAGCGACATTAGGTGCCTCAAGAAACACCTAATCGACTCAGATATTGCAATACTAGATACGATACGCATAGTGAGTCAGTCTTTGCAATCATTCTCTTTTAATTCGTTTCAAGTGGGGAGACGTGACTTTTAAATACAGTACTGACATGTCGAGAGATGTCTCATGGACCACATCGATCGAGGCTTGCGCGTTCGAGGGATGCTGGCCATATTCTTCGGATCTCCCAACCCCTGATACGCCATCCCCGTAGTCTATGTCGCGATTAAGGGCTCGCGATTAGGGACTCGACGATCGCGGTAGACCGTAGACGACCATGCGGTGTCGTAGCCCACGTAGTTAGACGGTTTCGACCCTTTATTTTCAAGTATTTCCGTTCTTCGGACTTGCTGCTGCTGGACCCTTTTTTAATTCAAGCCTTTCGTTACGCCTGGCaaggaaattggaaaaataaaaaaaagagaacggGACGAGACTCGCGCTGGAGGAAGTTGCGTCTGTCGTCGCACTGTTCAAACGCCGCTAAGTTTCCCTGAATATTTGCGGGACGAATTTTATTCGTCATTCGGTAAGTGAAGCAAGAAATCGAGACTCCGGTCGATATTTAAGAGTACAAGAAATCAGGGGCAAACATTCATAGGAGAGACATCAGATACGTATATGAAAAGTTTGGAAGCGTACGATGGAAAAACGATTAAATCGATTAAGAGCTTACGGAACACAATGAGGGATTGTCATTTAAACACGGGGTTCAATTACACGTGTACAAAGTATTTCCTCGTTAATCGAATGGAATTGTGTCGCTCTATATACTCAACCATTCTTCTCATTCAAGCGATTAAAATGACCTGTATATCGTGTGTTGCATCTGTTActctaattattttttataaactgGCAGAGTTGGTTGAGTTACTCTAAAAAGAATCATTAAAATATGCCCATAACTAATGCAAATGTCTTATTAAATTTTTTGAATactaaaataattgaatattatagaatttcATTGCTCATTTCTATCcctcattttattatttattgcaagatatgaacatttatatatttatattacattgatatttctctatattgaaattttaccaATTTTCGTAGAACATATGTATAATTCGTATAAATTGAAAGGATTCTCTAAGTATATctgatatataatatttagtataCTTAAAAACTGATAATGCTAACTGCCGAGTTACACCGAACAACATTACTCATCCGCAACAGTTGACAGTCATATTATGTATGTTATATTACAAATGATATCataatatttgttaatatacaatttaaattttgtaaatataatgcAAATAACTAGCAACAATCGAGTATATTGCTTATTAAGATTTTCAAATGAGGGAATGCATAATTACTAACGTGGAAATTTTAACGAGGATTGTAAAAGCAGTTTGCCTACTTTCAGAAGCAACGAATTAAATAATGGCCAAT
Above is a genomic segment from Bombus vancouverensis nearcticus chromosome 13, iyBomVanc1_principal, whole genome shotgun sequence containing:
- the Usp20-33 gene encoding ubiquitin specific protease 20/33 — its product is MPLISRNCPHIANRGDLAFIEIVVSQKEKFKKCSECDTDGPNLWLCLFPDCRWVGCPETHLDHSIVHNQKFPNHCAHMNLSTNRIWCYSCKREVITRHVPSPPVSPTQVDIKPQSNKFAGDAPINIDCKTDDLNRLILDKFYGELINRVNYEKDGLFNEKSGDSPDSTDSDESKDFSGKPRGLVGLQNIGNTCYMNAALQALSNVPPLTQFFLDCGHMVSYMSKDRKPGLSLSYLNLIRDMWNKKTRGYVVPHGILSGIRTVHPMFRGYHQHDTQEFLRCFMDQLHEELKEHIEDDRDNVLRLKGLGEQSSDEDETEIDGNGSSQSDAEYETCDSGVSEQSSLSDEGERGTKRRYSRVSQSEKLRSKFTNRNIKKSTVESQPFSQQQRSTQNSPVKYRTKKQMKTRSIISDIFDGKLLSSVQCLTCDRISTRVETFQDLSLPIPSRDHIDMLHQGPLTPQKAGPCSDVVYVTNQSGWLSWFLQWMRSWFWGPVVSLHDCLSAFFSADELKGDNMYSCEKCNKLRNGIKFSKVLELPEILCVHLKRFRHELMFSSKIANYVSFPLEGLDMRPYLHKECVSKVTMYDLISVICHHGTAGGGHYTCYALNPIVNKWFEFDDQCVTEVSPETVKHCEAYVLFYKKWSPEMLQLRDKTMELMEISSRELSDLNFFVSRQWINRFNTFSEPGPIDNSDFLCPHGGVNPVRAQFVDKLSMPIPQAVWEYLYNTFGGGPACTHLYECPSCEEKYESLQKRRQYEMEVFQQLNHNTDNPTAIYGLAMAWLRQWQSFVRGKETQPPGPIDNNSIIINKNGQNILKVGSDYGQIPEELWQFFLTTYGGGPELMLHSCQRPVSAQSNISLHSTSNSNLDQNFKSSRTEVKSNKLCMTRSSETISQPDSAIESLTSDSDSQKTQRDVNE